The DNA sequence TAGCGAATTGTTTTTACAGGTAGACCGCTTTTTGCAGCAGCTTCACCGATTTTCAGAACAGAATTCATTGTTTAGCGTGGCTTTTTAGGCATCGATAAAGGGGGGAGTGATCGCGCGGATGAGGTTTCAGGTAGAGCGCGAACGGGGACTTGTCCGGATCGAGCAGAGGGGGTGACTCGAATGTGTTCAGGTCGTCGAGACAGCGACCACCAGCGGAGAATGAGCGCGATCGTTACGGTGCTGAATCCGAACACGGCGAGCGAAGTGCTGTGGTCAATGCCGCCGATCGCAACGTTCATCATGCCTGCGGTGAGAATAAAGGCAGAAATGGGTTCTTTACGATAAATCGTTCTTAGAACGTGGAACCATAGAGCGTTCATAGCGTTTTCCGGGTTGCGCTTTATCTTATTTTAAAACGATCGACTGAGAGACCGTAGAGTCTCTCAGTCTTGCTCTGAATCTATTCTTAATAGGCTGAATTTTGGCTGAGATTTCAGCAAAACTCCAAAATTTCTAAATCAGACCTAACCAGGTCAACAGCCCTTGTCCGGTGACGTATTCTACAATCAGCGTCGCGACAAATCCAATCATTGCTGCACGTCCGTTCAAGCGTTCTGCGTAATCATTGAAGCCGAACTTTGGATTCTCTAGCTTAGGAGTTGTGGTGGGTTGAATTTGAGTCATGATCAAAAAGCCTCTGCTTAACGTGGAGTGCAAACCCGTTTAGAAAGCGGATCTAAACAGTTCTTCATCTTATTCTAAACTCGTCCTGCATTGGACTACGATTCACATGGAGATTGCCGATTAAGCTATAGATAGCTTGTCGATCGAGGTTGATCATGGAAATTGGTGTGCCGAAGGAAACGAAGGATCAAGAGTTTCGCGTGGGATTAAGTCCAAGCAGTGTCCGGGTGCTAGTTGAACAAGGGCACTCGGTGTTTGTAGAGTCGCATGCGGGAATCGGATCGGGATTTAGCGACGCAGATTATACACAGGCAGGCGCGACGATCGCGACGCATACCCAGGAGGCTTGGGATCGAGAGCTTGTGATCAAGGTGAAAGAGCCGTTAGTTTCCGAATATCATTACCTTCAGAAAGGCAAAATTCTGTTTACGTATTTGCATTTAGCTGCCAATCGCCGCTTAACCGAACATTTGCTTGATTCTGGTGTAAGTGCGATCGCTTACGAAACGGTTGAACTTCCAGATAGACGCTTGCCGTTGTTAACGCCGATGAGCATTATCGCGGGGCGACTATCGGTGCAATTTGGAGCGCGATATTTAGAGCGGCAACAGGGCGGGCGCGGTGTGTTACTCGGCGGGGTTCCGGGAGTGAAACCGGGACGAGTGGTGATTCTGGGTGGGGGAATTGTTGGAACCGAAGCGGCAAGAATGGCGATCGGAATGGGCGCACAGGTGACAATTTTGGACGTGAATGTTGATCGATTGTCTTATCTTGAAACCATCTTCGGTTCACGAGCAGAGCTACTTTATAGCAATTCGAGCCACGTTGAAGAACTTGTACCACAGGCGGATCTACTGATCGGGTCTGTGCTCATTCCAGGACGAAAAGCTCCGACTTTGGTATCGCGGGAATTGGTCGGTCAGATGCGATCGGGTTCAGTAATCGTGGATGTTGCTGTAGATCAAGGGGGATGTATTGAAACATTGCATCCAACTTCGCATACAGAGCCAACTTATGTTGAGGAAGGCGTAGTGCATTATGGAGTGCCGAATATGCCCGGAGCTGTTCCCTGGAGTGCAACTCAGGCACTGAATAACAGTACATTGCCTTATGTGATTAAGCTAGCGAACAATGGAATGACAGCGCTCGATCATGATTCTGCGTTAGCGAAAGGCTTAAACGTGCAGAATCATCATTTGCTCCATCCAGCCATACAAGAAGTGTTTCCAGATTTAGCGCGAGTCTAGCGACAATCGTAGCCAACATAAGGAATGCCAATGCGGTATTGCTGGTTTGGATTACGATCGCACCCCCGCTCCTGAACCGTCACTTGAGTCGGAAAATCACGCATTCTTAAACCAGGTGCGATCGCCCAAAACTTCTGAATCGGAGGAGCTTC is a window from the Cyanobacteria bacterium FACHB-DQ100 genome containing:
- the ald gene encoding alanine dehydrogenase; amino-acid sequence: MEIGVPKETKDQEFRVGLSPSSVRVLVEQGHSVFVESHAGIGSGFSDADYTQAGATIATHTQEAWDRELVIKVKEPLVSEYHYLQKGKILFTYLHLAANRRLTEHLLDSGVSAIAYETVELPDRRLPLLTPMSIIAGRLSVQFGARYLERQQGGRGVLLGGVPGVKPGRVVILGGGIVGTEAARMAIGMGAQVTILDVNVDRLSYLETIFGSRAELLYSNSSHVEELVPQADLLIGSVLIPGRKAPTLVSRELVGQMRSGSVIVDVAVDQGGCIETLHPTSHTEPTYVEEGVVHYGVPNMPGAVPWSATQALNNSTLPYVIKLANNGMTALDHDSALAKGLNVQNHHLLHPAIQEVFPDLARV